From the genome of Bradyrhizobium elkanii USDA 76, one region includes:
- a CDS encoding SulP family inorganic anion transporter produces MKHWTGWLPGLDTLRRYQAAWLPHDIVAGLVLATMLVPVGIAYAEASGLPGIYGLYATIVPLLVYALFGPSRILVLGPDSALAAIILGVVVPLSGGDPLRAATLAAMMAVVSGSICIVAGIARLGFLTELLSKPIRYGYMNGIALTVLISQLPKLFGFSIEGDGPLRSLWAVVGAIVDGKTHWATLGIGVATLAVILLLARNKRLPGILIAVVAATVITGVLDLGARFGVTVLGSLPQGLPGFAIPRIGYGDIVQVLIGGCAVALVSFADTSVLSRAYAGRLGDRVDPNQEMVGLGAANLAAGFFQGFPISSSGSRTPVAEAAGARTQLTSVIGALAIAFLLLIAPNLLQHLPNAALAAVVIAAALGLFEVGDLRRIYRIQQWEFWLSMVCFVGVAVLGVIPGIGLAIVLAIVEFLWDGWRPHSAVLGRASGVKGYHDITRYPDARQIPGLVLFRWDAPLFFANAEFFKERALDAVAKSPTPVRWLVVTAEPVTSVDVTAGDILAELDEALHAQKIELCFAELKDPVKDKLKKFGLLAQLGENNFFPTIGVAVARYLEINDDVIWEDWEDRADA; encoded by the coding sequence ATGAAGCATTGGACCGGCTGGCTGCCGGGTCTCGACACGCTGCGTCGATATCAAGCGGCGTGGCTTCCACACGACATCGTTGCCGGGCTTGTGCTCGCGACCATGCTGGTCCCGGTCGGCATCGCCTATGCGGAAGCGTCCGGCTTGCCCGGCATCTACGGGCTCTATGCGACGATCGTCCCGCTGCTTGTCTACGCGCTGTTCGGGCCGAGCCGCATCCTTGTCCTCGGACCGGACTCGGCGCTTGCGGCCATCATCCTCGGCGTCGTCGTTCCGCTGTCGGGCGGCGATCCCCTGCGCGCGGCAACCTTGGCCGCCATGATGGCCGTCGTCTCCGGCTCGATATGCATCGTCGCGGGCATCGCGCGGCTGGGATTCCTGACCGAGCTTCTCTCCAAGCCGATCCGCTACGGCTACATGAACGGAATAGCCCTGACCGTGCTGATCAGCCAGCTGCCAAAGCTGTTCGGCTTTTCCATTGAAGGCGATGGACCTCTGCGCAGCCTCTGGGCGGTCGTCGGAGCAATCGTCGACGGAAAGACGCATTGGGCGACCCTCGGGATCGGCGTTGCGACGCTGGCGGTGATCCTGCTGCTCGCGCGGAACAAGCGGCTGCCGGGCATTCTGATTGCCGTCGTCGCGGCGACGGTCATCACCGGCGTTCTCGACCTCGGGGCGCGCTTCGGCGTGACGGTCCTGGGTTCGCTTCCCCAGGGCCTGCCGGGATTTGCCATTCCCCGGATCGGCTATGGCGACATCGTGCAGGTGCTGATCGGCGGCTGCGCCGTCGCGCTGGTGTCGTTCGCCGACACCAGCGTGCTTTCGCGCGCCTATGCGGGACGATTGGGCGATCGCGTTGATCCCAACCAGGAGATGGTGGGGCTCGGCGCGGCCAATCTGGCGGCCGGCTTTTTTCAGGGTTTTCCGATCAGCAGCAGCGGATCGCGCACGCCTGTCGCGGAAGCCGCCGGAGCGCGCACGCAATTGACCAGCGTCATCGGCGCGCTGGCCATCGCCTTTCTGCTGCTGATAGCGCCGAACCTGCTTCAGCACCTGCCCAACGCCGCGTTGGCCGCCGTCGTCATCGCCGCCGCGCTCGGCCTGTTCGAGGTCGGCGACCTCAGGCGAATCTACCGCATTCAGCAGTGGGAGTTCTGGTTATCGATGGTCTGCTTTGTCGGCGTGGCCGTGCTGGGCGTGATTCCGGGAATAGGCCTCGCCATCGTGCTCGCCATCGTCGAGTTCCTGTGGGACGGCTGGCGGCCGCATTCCGCCGTGCTGGGCCGCGCCTCCGGCGTGAAGGGCTATCACGACATCACGCGATACCCGGATGCGCGCCAGATCCCCGGGCTGGTGCTGTTCCGGTGGGATGCGCCGCTGTTCTTTGCCAATGCCGAGTTCTTCAAGGAACGCGCGCTGGATGCGGTGGCGAAATCTCCGACTCCGGTACGCTGGCTGGTGGTCACGGCCGAGCCGGTCACCAGCGTGGACGTGACCGCCGGCGATATTCTCGCCGAGCTGGACGAGGCATTGCACGCACAGAAGATCGAGCTGTGCTTTGCCGAGCTCAAGGACCCCGTCAAGGACAAGCTGAAGAAATTCGGCCTGTTGGCGCAGCTCGGCGAGAACAACTTCTTCCCGACCATCGGCGTCGCCGTTGCGCGCTACCTCGAGATCAACGACGACGTGATTTGGGAGGACTGGGAAGACCGGGCTGACGCCTAG
- the phnK gene encoding phosphonate C-P lyase system protein PhnK, with protein sequence MSELSSLDNDEPLLVAEGLAKDYGRLAACRDVSFALYPGEVLAIVGESGSGKSTLLQLLSAQLAPSAGRVSYRMRDGVLRDLAELGEAERRFLFRTDWGFVHQDPAQGLRMGVSAGANVGERLMAVGWNHYGRIRDTASTWLERVEIDTGRIDDAPRTYSGGMRQRLQIARNLVTEPRLVFMDEPTGGLDVSVQARLLDLMRNLVSELGLAAIVVTHDLAVARLLSHRVMVMKGGRVIETGLTDQVLDDPREPYTQLLVSSILPP encoded by the coding sequence ATGTCTGAGCTATCGAGCCTCGACAACGACGAGCCGTTGCTGGTGGCCGAGGGGCTTGCCAAGGATTACGGCCGGCTTGCCGCCTGCCGCGACGTCTCGTTCGCGCTCTATCCCGGCGAGGTGCTGGCGATCGTCGGCGAGTCCGGCTCCGGCAAGTCGACGCTGCTGCAGCTGCTCTCGGCGCAGCTCGCGCCGAGCGCGGGCCGGGTGTCCTACCGGATGCGCGACGGCGTGCTGCGCGATCTCGCCGAATTGGGCGAGGCCGAGCGGCGCTTCCTGTTTCGCACCGACTGGGGCTTCGTGCACCAGGATCCGGCGCAGGGCCTGCGCATGGGCGTGTCGGCCGGCGCCAATGTCGGCGAGCGGCTGATGGCGGTCGGCTGGAATCATTACGGCCGCATCCGTGACACCGCGTCGACCTGGCTGGAGCGGGTCGAGATCGATACCGGCCGCATCGACGATGCGCCGAGGACCTACTCCGGCGGCATGCGGCAGCGGCTGCAGATCGCTCGCAACCTCGTCACCGAGCCGCGGCTGGTGTTCATGGACGAGCCGACCGGCGGCCTCGACGTCTCGGTGCAGGCGCGTTTGCTCGACCTGATGCGCAACCTCGTCAGCGAGCTCGGGCTCGCCGCGATCGTCGTGACCCACGATCTGGCGGTGGCGCGCTTGCTCTCGCATCGCGTGATGGTGATGAAGGGCGGCCGCGTCATCGAGACCGGCCTGACCGACCAGGTGCTCGACGATCCGCGCGAGCCTTACACGCAGTTGCTCGTTTCCTCGATTCTTCCGCCATGA
- a CDS encoding alpha-D-ribose 1-methylphosphonate 5-phosphate C-P-lyase PhnJ, giving the protein MNAPTYNFAYLDEQTKRMIRRAILKAIAIPGYQVPFASREMPMPYGWGTGGVQVTAAILGPDDVLKVIDQGSDDTTNAISIRKFFGKTAGVATTTSTTDATVIQTRHRIPEASLHAGQVLVYQVPIPEPLRFLEPRETETRRMHALAEYGLMHVKLYEDIARFGHIATAYAYPVKVNARYVMDPSPTPKFDNPKMDNCAALQLFGAGREKRIYAIPPYTTVVSLDFEDHPFTRYRFNAPCALCGADNSYLDEIVTDDKGGRMFVCSDTDFCEQRQAAGHHGTESAAPHKEKAHV; this is encoded by the coding sequence ATGAACGCGCCGACGTACAACTTCGCCTATCTCGACGAGCAGACCAAGCGGATGATCCGCCGCGCGATCCTCAAGGCGATCGCGATCCCTGGCTACCAAGTGCCGTTTGCGAGCCGCGAGATGCCGATGCCCTATGGCTGGGGCACCGGCGGCGTGCAGGTGACGGCCGCGATCCTCGGTCCCGACGACGTGCTGAAGGTGATCGACCAGGGCTCGGACGACACCACCAACGCGATCTCGATCCGCAAATTCTTCGGCAAGACCGCTGGCGTCGCGACCACGACCTCGACCACGGACGCGACCGTGATCCAGACCCGGCATCGCATTCCCGAGGCGTCGCTGCATGCCGGACAGGTGCTGGTCTATCAGGTGCCGATCCCCGAGCCGTTGCGCTTCCTCGAGCCGCGCGAGACCGAGACGCGGCGCATGCACGCGCTCGCCGAATACGGGCTGATGCATGTCAAGCTCTACGAGGACATCGCGCGCTTCGGCCATATCGCCACCGCCTACGCCTATCCGGTGAAGGTGAACGCGCGCTACGTGATGGACCCGTCGCCGACGCCGAAGTTCGACAATCCGAAGATGGACAATTGCGCGGCGCTGCAGCTGTTCGGCGCCGGCCGCGAGAAGCGCATCTACGCGATCCCACCCTACACCACGGTGGTGTCGCTGGACTTCGAGGATCATCCGTTCACGCGCTACCGCTTCAACGCGCCCTGCGCGCTGTGCGGCGCCGACAATTCCTATCTCGACGAGATCGTCACCGACGACAAGGGCGGGCGGATGTTCGTCTGCTCCGACACGGACTTCTGCGAGCAGCGCCAGGCGGCCGGCCATCACGGCACCGAGAGCGCGGCGCCGCACAAGGAGAAGGCGCATGTCTGA
- the phnL gene encoding phosphonate C-P lyase system protein PhnL, with the protein MTAMIELADAEKTFTMHLQGGVELPVVRGVSFHVDPGECVVLSGPSGAGKSSILKMIFGNYRCDSGRIGIRHHGKVVDLATAEPRQVLSIRRSTIGYVSQFLRAVPRVATIDVVAEPLIVNGVAREEARARAGQLLRRLNIPERLWTLPPSTFSGGEQQRVNIARGFISDLPILLLDEPTASLDAANRAVVVELIAEKKTRGVAMVAIVHDDEIRHLIADRIVDVTSFAAAA; encoded by the coding sequence ATGACCGCGATGATCGAACTTGCCGACGCCGAGAAGACCTTCACCATGCACCTGCAGGGCGGCGTCGAACTGCCCGTGGTGCGCGGCGTCTCGTTCCACGTCGATCCGGGTGAGTGCGTGGTGCTGTCGGGCCCGTCGGGCGCCGGCAAATCCTCGATCCTGAAAATGATCTTCGGCAACTACCGCTGCGACAGCGGCCGGATTGGCATCCGCCATCACGGCAAGGTTGTCGACCTTGCCACCGCCGAGCCGCGCCAAGTGCTGAGCATCCGCCGCTCGACCATCGGCTATGTCAGCCAGTTCCTGCGCGCCGTGCCGCGGGTGGCGACGATCGACGTCGTTGCCGAGCCCTTGATCGTCAACGGCGTGGCGCGCGAGGAGGCCCGCGCGCGCGCCGGCCAGCTGCTGCGCCGGCTCAACATTCCGGAGCGGCTGTGGACCTTGCCGCCCTCGACCTTTTCCGGCGGCGAGCAGCAGCGCGTCAACATCGCGCGCGGCTTCATCTCGGACCTGCCGATCCTGCTGCTGGACGAGCCGACCGCTTCGCTCGATGCGGCGAATCGCGCCGTGGTGGTCGAGCTGATCGCCGAGAAGAAAACCAGGGGCGTCGCGATGGTCGCGATTGTCCATGACGACGAAATCCGTCATCTGATTGCTGACCGCATCGTCGATGTGACCTCGTTCGCGGCTGCTGCCTGA
- a CDS encoding alpha-D-ribose 1-methylphosphonate 5-triphosphate diphosphatase, with product MTVKQDTIIGNARLVLADRVIEQGWVAISGGKIAEFGEGRAPEAAEDAGGDLLMPGLIELHTDHLEMHYVPRPKVFWNPVAAVISYDGQLATSGITTVLDSLRVWREDGAEDVDGRAGVLAAAIAAAREENLLRADHFLHLRCEVPMPDVVAEAKELIDRPDVRLMSLMDHTPGQRQFRDEVKLRDYYRGKGGGMTDAQLDVLFARRFAYQKEYAVANTRAIVALAHEYRIPLASHDDTTDENVVDAVNDRVAVAEFPTTMEAARGLHAAGIDILMGAPNVVRGGSHSGNIAAVDLANEGMLDILSSDYIPSSLLMAALQLPRHVPAIDLASAVRTVTKTPAEAVGLNDRGEIAVGRRADLIRVHVARDLPVVRSVWREGGRVA from the coding sequence ATGACCGTCAAGCAAGACACCATCATCGGCAACGCCCGGCTGGTCCTCGCCGATCGCGTGATCGAGCAGGGCTGGGTCGCGATATCAGGCGGCAAGATCGCCGAGTTCGGCGAGGGCAGGGCGCCCGAGGCCGCCGAGGATGCCGGCGGCGACCTCCTGATGCCCGGGCTGATCGAGCTGCACACCGACCATCTCGAGATGCACTATGTGCCGCGGCCGAAGGTGTTCTGGAATCCGGTCGCGGCCGTGATCTCCTATGACGGGCAGCTCGCGACCTCAGGCATCACCACGGTGCTGGATTCGCTGCGGGTCTGGCGCGAGGACGGCGCCGAGGATGTCGACGGCCGCGCCGGCGTGCTGGCGGCGGCGATCGCGGCGGCGCGCGAGGAGAATCTGCTGCGCGCCGATCACTTCCTGCATTTGCGCTGCGAGGTCCCGATGCCGGACGTGGTTGCCGAGGCCAAGGAACTGATCGACCGGCCGGACGTGCGGCTGATGTCGCTGATGGACCACACGCCGGGTCAGCGCCAGTTCCGCGACGAGGTGAAGCTGCGCGACTATTATCGCGGCAAGGGCGGCGGCATGACCGACGCCCAACTCGACGTGCTGTTCGCACGGCGCTTCGCCTATCAGAAGGAATATGCTGTTGCGAACACCCGCGCGATCGTCGCGCTGGCGCATGAATACCGGATCCCGCTGGCGAGCCATGACGACACCACCGACGAGAACGTGGTCGACGCCGTCAACGACAGGGTCGCGGTGGCGGAGTTCCCGACCACGATGGAAGCTGCGCGGGGCTTGCACGCCGCCGGCATCGACATCCTGATGGGCGCGCCGAATGTGGTGCGCGGCGGCTCGCACTCCGGCAATATCGCGGCGGTCGATCTCGCCAATGAGGGCATGCTCGATATCCTGTCGTCGGACTACATTCCGTCCAGCCTGTTGATGGCGGCGCTGCAACTGCCGCGGCATGTGCCGGCGATCGATCTCGCTTCCGCCGTGCGCACCGTGACCAAGACACCGGCCGAAGCGGTCGGGCTCAACGACCGCGGCGAGATCGCGGTCGGCCGGCGCGCCGACCTGATCCGCGTGCACGTCGCGCGCGATCTGCCCGTCGTGCGCAGCGTCTGGCGCGAAGGGGGGAGGGTCGCATGA
- a CDS encoding carbon-phosphorus lyase complex subunit PhnI, translated as MYVAVKGGERAIENAHRLLAHERRGDRDVPEVTLAQISEQLALGVDRVMTEGSLYDRELAALAIKQARGDMIEAIFLVRAFRATLPRFGATEPVNTGEMQVRRRISSTFKDVPGGQILGPTFDYTHRLLDPQLAEGFVPEQPATAEASQAATPRVTDILGRDGLIEPSPQADSDTPVGDLTREPLSFPADRDLRLQNLARGDEGFLLALGYSTQRGYGRNHPFAGEIRFGEVEVEFFAEDAGFAVPLGWIELTECQMVNQFKGSTTEAPCFTRGYGLAFGQSERKTMSMALVDRALRARELGEEAAAPAQDEEFVMSHSDNVQSTGFVEHLKLPHYVDFQSELGLLRKLRQEFAEASAAVEMQEAAE; from the coding sequence TAGCCGTCAAGGGAGGCGAGCGCGCCATCGAGAATGCTCATCGGCTGCTCGCGCATGAGCGGCGCGGCGACCGCGACGTGCCCGAGGTGACGCTGGCACAGATCTCCGAGCAGCTCGCGCTTGGTGTCGATCGTGTGATGACCGAAGGTTCGCTCTACGACCGCGAGCTCGCGGCGCTCGCGATCAAGCAAGCGCGCGGCGACATGATCGAGGCGATCTTCCTGGTCCGCGCCTTCCGCGCCACGCTGCCGCGCTTTGGCGCCACCGAGCCGGTCAACACCGGCGAGATGCAGGTGCGGCGGCGGATCTCTTCGACGTTCAAGGACGTTCCGGGCGGCCAGATCCTGGGGCCGACCTTCGACTACACCCATCGCCTGCTCGATCCGCAGCTCGCGGAAGGCTTTGTGCCGGAGCAGCCGGCGACCGCGGAAGCCTCGCAGGCCGCCACGCCGCGGGTCACCGACATTCTCGGCCGTGATGGTCTGATCGAACCCTCGCCGCAGGCAGATAGCGACACGCCGGTCGGCGACCTCACGCGCGAGCCGCTGAGCTTTCCGGCTGATCGCGATCTGCGGCTGCAGAATCTGGCGCGCGGCGACGAGGGCTTCCTGCTCGCGCTCGGCTACTCGACGCAACGCGGCTACGGCCGCAATCACCCCTTCGCTGGCGAGATCCGCTTCGGCGAGGTCGAGGTCGAGTTCTTCGCCGAGGACGCGGGCTTTGCCGTGCCGCTCGGCTGGATCGAATTGACCGAGTGCCAGATGGTCAACCAGTTCAAGGGCTCGACGACCGAGGCGCCGTGCTTTACCCGCGGCTATGGCCTCGCCTTCGGGCAGAGCGAACGCAAGACCATGTCGATGGCGCTGGTCGATCGCGCGCTGCGTGCGCGCGAGCTCGGCGAGGAGGCGGCGGCGCCGGCGCAGGACGAGGAGTTCGTGATGTCGCACTCCGACAATGTCCAGTCGACCGGCTTCGTCGAGCATCTCAAGCTGCCTCACTATGTCGACTTCCAGTCCGAGCTCGGCCTGTTGCGCAAGCTGCGGCAGGAGTTTGCGGAAGCCAGCGCGGCCGTGGAAATGCAGGAGGCCGCGGAATGA
- a CDS encoding pyridoxamine 5'-phosphate oxidase family protein gives MSVIETVEQLEAIYGFPNDASTVKVADHVTPLYRVLIEKSPFVSLATAGPEGLDCSPRGDLPGFVRIHDAKTLMMPDRRGNNRCDSLRNIVRDPRVGLLFLIPGSGSTLRVNGRAYVTAEPELLASFTMEGKAPRTVIVMNVEEIYFQCARAIVRSDLWNPDKRVDPKALPTPGQILAEMSEHTVGGEKYDREWPERARQTMW, from the coding sequence ATGTCGGTGATCGAAACCGTCGAGCAGCTTGAGGCGATCTACGGCTTCCCGAACGACGCGTCGACCGTGAAGGTCGCCGATCACGTGACGCCGCTCTATCGTGTGCTCATCGAGAAGTCGCCGTTCGTGTCGCTTGCGACCGCAGGCCCCGAAGGGCTCGATTGCTCGCCGCGCGGCGACCTGCCGGGCTTCGTGCGCATCCATGATGCGAAGACGCTGATGATGCCGGATCGCCGCGGCAACAATCGCTGTGATTCGCTGCGCAACATCGTCCGCGATCCCCGCGTCGGGCTGCTGTTCCTGATTCCGGGCTCGGGCAGCACGCTGCGCGTCAACGGCCGTGCCTACGTCACGGCCGAGCCGGAGCTGCTCGCCTCCTTCACGATGGAAGGCAAGGCACCGCGCACGGTGATCGTCATGAATGTGGAGGAAATCTATTTCCAGTGCGCCCGCGCGATCGTGCGCTCCGATCTCTGGAATCCGGACAAGCGGGTCGATCCGAAGGCGTTGCCGACGCCGGGCCAGATCCTTGCCGAGATGAGCGAGCACACGGTCGGAGGCGAAAAATACGATCGCGAATGGCCGGAGCGCGCGCGGCAGACGATGTGGTGA
- the phnN gene encoding phosphonate metabolism protein/1,5-bisphosphokinase (PRPP-forming) PhnN: protein MTDASVVADRRAGIGPGRLILVVGPSGAGKDTLLGFAKAACGDDRDVVFPRRLITRQASASEDNEEVSAESFQRAVAAGDYAMHWEAHGHRYALSRSINDDIGAGRIVIANVSRTVIAAARRNYANAVVVLVTAPPDVLAARLAMRARSSDGLLEQRLARTVDESTSTPDFTIVNSGTADYHARQLVRIIKGERWDE, encoded by the coding sequence ATGACCGATGCATCCGTCGTCGCCGATCGGCGCGCCGGAATCGGTCCCGGGCGGCTGATCCTGGTGGTCGGCCCGAGCGGCGCCGGCAAGGATACGCTGCTGGGGTTCGCCAAAGCGGCCTGTGGCGATGATCGCGATGTCGTGTTTCCCCGTCGGCTGATTACCCGCCAGGCCTCGGCGTCGGAGGACAATGAGGAGGTCAGCGCGGAGAGCTTCCAGCGCGCGGTAGCCGCCGGTGACTACGCCATGCACTGGGAAGCGCACGGCCATCGCTATGCGCTGTCGCGGTCGATCAACGACGATATCGGTGCAGGACGCATCGTGATCGCGAACGTCTCGCGCACCGTGATCGCCGCGGCGCGCCGCAACTATGCCAATGCTGTCGTGGTGCTGGTCACGGCGCCGCCGGATGTGCTGGCCGCGCGGCTCGCGATGCGGGCGCGCAGCAGCGACGGCCTTCTCGAGCAGCGGCTGGCCCGCACCGTCGACGAGAGCACGTCGACGCCCGATTTCACCATCGTCAATTCCGGCACCGCCGACTATCATGCGCGACAGCTTGTCCGCATCATCAAGGGCGAACGCTGGGACGAATAG